In Deinococcus ruber, one DNA window encodes the following:
- a CDS encoding asparaginase has protein sequence MSSSSSRRLALVHTGGTIASRPDPHGAGVTPQQAPSLDAQISGLDDVQIVSFQPFTLPSPHVTPQHMLALQALLGSLEGVDGAVITHGTDTLEETAFFLHLTLQCPFPVVLTGSMRHTGELSWDGPGNLRDAAQTALHPQSVGRGPLVAFGGDLFDARTVTKVHTSAVDAFGGYPGPIGRIDQTGGQAALRYFAGPETRWLYAPTSLTAKVEVLYAYAGWQGEGYAEAEARADGLVIAALGTGNLPAELLPMIEATQKPVVIATRTHAGPILPVYGYAGGGATLKRAGAIPASFLNAHKARLLLLVLLSLGLEHAEVRRVFEEGRF, from the coding sequence ATGTCCAGTTCTTCTTCCCGGCGTCTTGCACTCGTTCATACCGGCGGCACCATCGCCAGTCGGCCCGACCCGCACGGCGCGGGCGTCACGCCGCAGCAGGCCCCCTCGCTCGACGCCCAGATTTCCGGCCTGGATGACGTGCAAATCGTCAGTTTCCAGCCGTTCACCCTGCCCAGCCCGCACGTCACGCCTCAGCATATGCTGGCGCTTCAGGCGCTGCTGGGCAGCCTGGAAGGGGTAGACGGCGCGGTCATCACGCACGGCACCGACACGCTTGAAGAAACTGCCTTCTTTCTGCACCTCACGCTTCAGTGCCCGTTTCCGGTGGTGCTGACCGGCAGCATGCGCCATACCGGCGAACTGTCGTGGGACGGCCCCGGCAACCTGCGCGACGCCGCCCAGACCGCGCTGCACCCCCAGAGCGTAGGGCGTGGCCCGCTGGTGGCTTTCGGGGGTGATCTCTTCGATGCCCGAACGGTCACGAAGGTGCATACCAGCGCCGTCGATGCCTTTGGAGGCTATCCCGGTCCTATCGGGCGCATCGACCAGACCGGTGGACAGGCCGCGCTGCGTTACTTCGCCGGGCCGGAGACACGCTGGCTGTACGCCCCGACTTCGCTGACTGCCAAGGTGGAGGTGCTGTACGCCTACGCGGGCTGGCAGGGCGAGGGCTACGCCGAAGCCGAGGCCCGCGCCGATGGTCTGGTGATCGCTGCCCTGGGAACCGGCAACCTGCCCGCCGAACTGCTGCCCATGATCGAGGCCACCCAGAAGCCGGTGGTCATCGCCACCCGCACCCATGCCGGGCCGATTCTGCCGGTGTACGGGTATGCGGGCGGCGGAGCCACACTGAAACGCGCCGGAGCCATCCCCGCCAGCTTCCTGAACGCCCACAAAGCGCGGTTGCTGCTGCTGGTGCTGCTGTCGCTGGGCCTGGAACACGCCGAGGTGCGGCGGGTCTTCGAGGAGGGCAGGTTCTAG
- the hemC gene encoding hydroxymethylbilane synthase, whose amino-acid sequence MRSITVGTRGSTLALAQTRWVVARLKEEWPDTDFRIQTISTKGDRSGESLSSLAQKGDKGFWVKEIEDALLSNRIDIAVHSLKDLPTAQPEGLEVASIPQRVDARDVLIGKEGMKRLAELPAGARIGTSSIRRKAFLRSFRPDLDVRDLRGNIDTRLAALSSGDYDAIILAAAGLIRLELRPRIDEFLEGDIMLPAPGQGALALETRSDDDLSVEVAYAIHDRLTDDRVTAEREFLAGLGAGCMAPVGAHATAKGGVLTLEGWVGALDGSQVIRATTTGDVVECAELGAELAQDMLNQGAAALIEASRV is encoded by the coding sequence ATGCGTTCTATTACAGTTGGCACGCGGGGAAGTACGCTCGCCCTCGCGCAAACCCGCTGGGTGGTGGCCCGCCTGAAGGAAGAGTGGCCCGATACCGATTTTCGGATTCAGACCATCAGCACCAAGGGCGACCGGTCGGGTGAAAGCCTCTCCAGCCTCGCCCAGAAAGGCGATAAGGGCTTCTGGGTCAAGGAGATCGAGGACGCTCTGCTGAGTAACCGCATCGATATCGCGGTTCACAGCCTCAAAGACCTGCCCACTGCCCAGCCGGAAGGTCTGGAAGTCGCCAGCATTCCTCAACGCGTCGATGCGCGGGACGTTCTGATCGGCAAGGAGGGCATGAAGCGTCTGGCTGAGCTGCCCGCCGGAGCCAGAATCGGTACGTCCAGCATCCGGCGCAAAGCCTTTCTGCGTTCGTTTCGCCCCGATCTCGATGTCCGTGATCTGCGCGGCAACATCGATACCCGGCTCGCGGCCCTCAGCAGCGGCGATTACGACGCCATCATCCTGGCAGCGGCGGGCCTGATCCGTCTGGAACTGCGCCCGCGCATCGACGAGTTTCTGGAAGGCGACATCATGCTGCCTGCGCCGGGGCAGGGGGCGCTGGCGCTGGAAACCCGCAGTGACGACGATCTGAGCGTCGAGGTGGCCTACGCCATCCACGACCGTCTGACCGACGACCGCGTCACGGCGGAGCGCGAGTTCCTGGCGGGCCTGGGGGCCGGGTGTATGGCTCCGGTGGGTGCCCATGCCACGGCCAAAGGCGGCGTTCTGACGCTGGAAGGCTGGGTGGGCGCTCTCGACGGCTCACAGGTCATCCGCGCCACCACCACCGGCGACGTGGTCGAATGCGCCGAACTGGGTGCAGAGCTGGCCCAGGACATGCTGAATCAAGGTGCGGCGGCGCTGATCGAGGCGTCCAGGGTTTAA